A single Verrucomicrobiia bacterium DNA region contains:
- the cmk gene encoding (d)CMP kinase, translated as MKKHPIVIAIDGTSASGKSTNAKLVAKALGYVYVDTGAMYRTLAWYCLRNQIDYHNPKAVAAACRRWKAKLEVVDERVRLTVDGYFPEKEIRESNVSMVVSLVATVPKVREWMKKTQRDCLQFGNLVMEGRDIGTNVFPETDYKYYLDAQIEERTKRRQAEGVNENLAARDQRDSQRAAAPLMIALGAKVINNSNLTAAQTSGMLIKDIQERLKADGR; from the coding sequence GTGAAAAAACATCCCATCGTCATTGCCATTGACGGCACGAGCGCGAGTGGCAAGAGCACCAATGCCAAACTGGTTGCGAAAGCGCTCGGCTACGTTTATGTGGACACCGGCGCGATGTATCGCACGCTGGCCTGGTACTGTCTCCGGAACCAGATTGATTATCACAACCCCAAGGCGGTGGCGGCGGCGTGTCGCCGATGGAAAGCCAAACTGGAAGTTGTGGACGAGCGGGTGCGGCTCACGGTGGATGGCTATTTTCCCGAGAAGGAAATTCGCGAATCAAATGTCAGCATGGTGGTATCACTCGTCGCCACCGTGCCGAAGGTGCGCGAGTGGATGAAGAAAACGCAGCGCGATTGCCTCCAGTTCGGCAACCTCGTGATGGAGGGGCGCGATATCGGCACGAATGTTTTTCCCGAGACGGATTACAAATACTACCTCGACGCGCAAATTGAGGAGCGCACCAAACGCCGTCAGGCGGAAGGCGTGAATGAAAATCTCGCCGCGCGGGATCAGCGCGACAGCCAGCGCGCCGCGGCGCCCTTGATGATTGCGCTGGGCGCGAAAGTCATCAACAACTCGAACCTGACGGCGGCGCAGACGAGCGGGATGTTGATCAAGGATATTCAAGAACGGTTGAAGGCGGACGGGCGATGA
- a CDS encoding 1-acyl-sn-glycerol-3-phosphate acyltransferase — protein MNPVYFLGWCFFRLTYRLYCRAEWFNPERVPDSGPLILAANHASIIDPPLVGTGLNRGISYLARESLFRFPGVGWVLRNWDAVPVDRDGGGAKGLKIILDRLLGGAGIILFPEGTRTLDGKLQPARSGIGLTVIKSTAPVVPVRVFGTFEAYGKAARFPKPRKIAAKYGKPMMFAELRAEAKTCSKARLKQIYQEVANQIMAEIAKLEPCEDKESFP, from the coding sequence ATGAATCCGGTTTACTTTCTGGGTTGGTGTTTTTTTCGGTTGACCTACCGGCTGTATTGCCGGGCGGAATGGTTTAATCCCGAGCGCGTGCCGGATTCGGGGCCGCTCATTTTAGCCGCCAACCACGCGAGTATCATTGACCCGCCGCTGGTGGGCACGGGACTGAACCGCGGCATCAGCTATCTCGCGCGCGAATCGCTCTTTCGTTTTCCCGGTGTGGGTTGGGTGCTGCGGAATTGGGACGCCGTGCCGGTGGATCGCGACGGTGGCGGCGCGAAAGGTTTGAAAATCATTCTGGATCGGCTGTTGGGCGGGGCGGGGATCATTCTATTCCCCGAAGGCACGCGGACGTTGGATGGCAAACTTCAGCCGGCGCGATCGGGTATTGGTTTAACCGTCATCAAATCCACGGCGCCGGTCGTGCCCGTGCGCGTGTTCGGCACCTTCGAAGCTTATGGCAAAGCGGCCCGCTTTCCCAAGCCGCGCAAGATTGCCGCGAAGTATGGCAAGCCGATGATGTTTGCCGAACTGCGGGCCGAGGCGAAAACCTGTTCCAAAGCGCGGTTGAAGCAGATTTATCAGGAAGTCGCCAATCAGATCATGGCCGAGATCGCCAAACTGGAGCCGTGCGAAGACAAGGAAAGTTTTCCGTAA